AAAAGCAGGTATCGAATTAAAGATTAAAACATTAGATTCGCAATCGTATTATGACACGTTATGGACGAAAAAAGACTTTGATCTCATTTTCTATAGAACTTACTCAGATGCCTTAATGCCTTATAACTTTATGAATTCAGTATTAAAAAATATTGATGGTAAATCAGGGGTGCTTGCAAACGATAAAGTGTTATCAGAGAAGTTAGATGCTTACCCTAAAAAGATTAACCGTGATGAGCAACAACAGGCAATGGATGATATATTTAAACATTTTAATAGTAGTTATTATGGTGTGCCGATTGCTTATCCAAATGAAACATTTGTGACGAGTCATAAGATTGAATCATTTAAATTCTCAGGTCTTACTGATGCGCCTATCGACTATAAACATCTGAAAGTTAAGCAATAAAATGTTTAAACGTACTTTGAAATTATTGCTGTACTTATTTATGAGTTCATTCATTATATTTCTGTTAGTGGAAAAGACATCAGGAAATCCTGCCATCTTGTATTTACAAAGACATGGGTACACACATATTTCCCAGGAAAATATAGAAGCAGCACAACATCAACTAGGTCTAGGTCATCATATGATATTAAGGTATCTAGATTGGGTTGTACATGCTTTTACAGGGGATCTTGGTTATAGCTTTAGTACAAGTGAGCCAGTGACTTCTATGATTATTCAATCATTAACGCCTACATTGACATTAATGATAGTAGCAACGGCCATTTTATTACCGTTAGGATTCGCTATTGGTTATGTGGTTGGCGTCAATCCAGGTCATAAATGGGGGTTAATGCTTAGAAGTATCGCTCAAATCTTAACCTCAATGCCGGAATATTGGTTGGCGATATTATTCGTGTATTACTTTGGCATTCGCTTGCAGTTGTTACCCTTTGTAGGAAGCAGTACGTGGTTACACTTTGTGCTACCTGTTACAGTGCTAGTCATAGTAGAAGGTTGTCATATTATTCTAATGACAGCACATTTAATAGAAGGAACGCTTAAAAGTGATGCTTACCAATTAACCTTATTACGTGGTTTTAAACTAAAACATCGAATCTATGTGCAGATTAAAGATATTATCGCACCATTAATAACGATCATGATTAATAGTATGATTCATTTGTTTGGTAAGGTTGTTATCTTAGAAGTGATTTTTAGTATGTCAGGTATAGGCAAATTATTGATTACTGCAATCAATCAACGTGATTACCCAGTAATTCAAGGTATTATCATGCTAGTAATTGTCGCAATTATGATTACGAATTACTTGGGAGATATACTAATGATTAAGAATGAACCTCGAATTCAGCACAAGCAATTAACTCAACCTAATATAGTAAGGGTGGGTAATCATGAATAAACATAAATCTGTATATATAATAGTAGGTTTTATATTCATGATGATTGTAGCTATAGTTGTTAGTTTGATA
The DNA window shown above is from Staphylococcus sp. M0911 and carries:
- a CDS encoding ABC transporter permease; the encoded protein is MFKRTLKLLLYLFMSSFIIFLLVEKTSGNPAILYLQRHGYTHISQENIEAAQHQLGLGHHMILRYLDWVVHAFTGDLGYSFSTSEPVTSMIIQSLTPTLTLMIVATAILLPLGFAIGYVVGVNPGHKWGLMLRSIAQILTSMPEYWLAILFVYYFGIRLQLLPFVGSSTWLHFVLPVTVLVIVEGCHIILMTAHLIEGTLKSDAYQLTLLRGFKLKHRIYVQIKDIIAPLITIMINSMIHLFGKVVILEVIFSMSGIGKLLITAINQRDYPVIQGIIMLVIVAIMITNYLGDILMIKNEPRIQHKQLTQPNIVRVGNHE